From Candidatus Angelobacter sp., the proteins below share one genomic window:
- a CDS encoding response regulator transcription factor, which translates to MPIKVSIVEDDDRVRESLMSLIDGARGFRCAGAHRSGEAALKLIPEEKPDVVLMDIHLPRLSGIDCVRKLKTTEPDLLVIMLTAYEDDDLIFQALKAGANGYLVKQTPPAEILAAIQEVHGGGAPMSSNIARKVILSFHPSEPEESPTETLSPREREILDLLAKGYMNKEIADLLSISFQTVHTHVRKIYSKLHVRSRTQAVAKYLRP; encoded by the coding sequence ATGCCTATCAAAGTATCCATTGTCGAGGACGACGACCGTGTCCGGGAAAGCCTGATGTCGCTGATTGACGGCGCTCGCGGTTTTCGCTGTGCGGGCGCCCATCGAAGCGGCGAGGCGGCGCTTAAACTCATTCCAGAGGAGAAACCTGACGTCGTCCTGATGGACATTCATCTGCCGCGCCTTTCCGGGATCGACTGCGTCCGCAAGCTCAAGACGACCGAACCGGATCTGCTGGTGATCATGTTGACGGCCTATGAAGACGACGACCTGATCTTTCAAGCGCTCAAGGCCGGAGCCAACGGCTATCTTGTCAAACAAACGCCACCGGCTGAAATCCTCGCTGCCATTCAGGAGGTCCATGGCGGCGGCGCGCCCATGTCCAGCAACATTGCCCGGAAGGTAATCCTCTCCTTTCACCCTTCGGAGCCAGAGGAATCGCCAACCGAAACCTTGTCGCCACGCGAACGGGAGATCCTCGATCTGCTCGCCAAGGGCTACATGAACAAGGAAATTGCGGATCTGCTTTCCATCTCCTTTCAAACCGTTCACACGCACGTCCGCAAAATCTACTCCAAACTCCACGTCCGCTCTCGTACCCAGGCAGTGGCCAAATACCTCCGTCCGTAG